In the Halorussus salinus genome, CTGCGCTATCGGTGTGCGCCGACCCGGAGACGTAGCCCTCGAACTCCCACATCTTGAGGTGGTTGCGACCGAGGAAGCCGAAGGTGCCCGTCGCCACGGACTTGTCCTGTTGCTCGAACCGGTTGGTCGCGCTGTTGTAGGCGTAGCGGTTGTACTGAATCACGATGTCGGTCCAGCCGTTGCTCGTCAGGACGCCCGCCACGTCGCCGGTACTCTGCTCGGAGATGACGTTCATCGGAGCCGAGGTCTCGTAGCCGCCGTCCACCGCCTCGTAATCCCAGATGCCGTAGGGGTGGTCCTCCTCGGCGGGGTCTTTCGACTGGATACTCACGCCGCCGCTTCGCTGGTGGTAGTCTTTCCACTCGTCGGGTTTCGCGTAGTAGGTGTCCCACTTTCGCTTGTCCGTGCGCGTGTCGCGCTCGGGCAGGTCGTCGGCCTCGGGCTTGGGCCGCTGGAACGTCTCGGTCTTCGTCAACACCGGCGGGGTCAGCCCGTAGCGTTTCTTCAGGTCCGAACTGATTTTCTTCGTCCTGACGGTCACCTCCTCGGGGCGAATCTTCGTCTGGACGATTTCACGGCCGGTGACGCGGAACTTCTCGGGACCGGTCGAGTCCGAAGCCGCACGGCCCTCGCCGGAGACGAGCGAGAGACCGAACGCGCCCGCGCTTACCGCACCGATGCTTTGCAGGAACTGCCGACGAGTGCCGTCGCTCGAACGACGGTCGGGGGAGTCGTCTGTCATGACTTCGGCCATTTAATTCTCCGGACACTACATAAAATATTCTATAAGTAAACTAAATATTTTTAATACGTACGCGGACGTTTTCATATCACTCTCGCGGTATGTCAATGTAATTCAACGAAAAGGGAGCCAGCCGGAAACTCGGCGAAGACGGGACGACGGCGGGACGTGGTTCGGTCAGTCGATGGAGGGCCGGACCTTCTCGACGGCGGCGTCGAAGTGCTTCTTCCCGATGGCTATCTCGTCGGCGTTCTCGTCGGCCTGCTCGACGCCCCACGCGTCGGCGGCCTCCCGAATCGCCCGCATCGAGGCGTCCCGGACGACCGCCTCCAAGTCCGCGCCGCTGTAGCCCTCCAACTCGGCGGCCAGTTCGTCCAAGTCAACGTCGTCGCCGAGCGGTTTGTCGTCGGCGTGGACCGCGAGGATGGCGCGGCGGCCCTCCTCGTCGGGCGCGGGCACCTCGATGTGTTCCTCCAGTCGGCCGGGCCGCAGGAGCGCGCGGTCGAGCGCGTCGCGCCGGTTCGTCGCGGCCAGCACGACCATGTTGGGGTTCTCGGCCAGTCCGTCCATCTCGGTCAGGAGTTGGGAGACGACGCGCTCGCTGACCTCCGCGCCGCCGCCCATCCCGCCGCCGCGTTCGCCCGCGATGGCGTCTATCTCGTCGAAGAACACGATCGCCGGGGAGGCCTGCCGCGCCCGGTCGAAGATCTCCCGGACGGCCTTCTCGGACTCGCCGACGTAGCGGTCCAGCAGTTCCGGCCCGTCCACGTGGATGAAGTTCACGCCGCTCTCACCCGCCAAGGCCCGCGCCAGCAGAGTCTTGCCGGTACCGGGCGGCCCGTGTAGCAGGATGCCCGTCGGCGGTTCGGTCGCGGTCTGCTCGAAGAGGTTGCGGTACGCCAGCGGCCACTCGACGGCCTCGGTCAGCGTCTGCTTGGCCTCGTCCAAGTCGCCGACCGCGGAGAAGTCGATTTCTGGCGACTCGGCGACGAACTCCCGCATCGCCGAGGGGTCCACGGAGGCCATCGCCGTCTCGAAGTCCGCGCGAGTGACCTCGACGTTCATCAGTTCCTCCTCGTCGGCCCCGTCGTCGCGCGCCCGCCGGAGCGCGGCCATCGCGGCCTCCGTCGAGAGCGTGTGGAGGTCCGCGCCGACGAAGCCGTGGGTCCCGGCCGCGAGTCTGTCGAGGTCCACGTCCTCGGCCAGCGGCATCCCGCGGGTGTGAACGTCCAGAATCTCGCGGCGGCCAGCCTCGCCGGGCACGCCGATTTCGATTTCGCGGTCGAAGCGCCCGCCGCGCCGGAGCGCCGGGTCGATGGCGTCCACGCGGTTGGTCGCGCCGATGACGACGACCTCGCCGCGCGACTCCAGTCCGTCCATCATCGAGAGCAACTGGGCGACGACGCGGTTCTCCACGTCGCTGTCCTCGTCGCGCTCGCCCGCGATGGCGTCTATCTCGTCGAAGAACACGATGGTCGGGGCGTTCTCGCGGGCCTGCTCGAACACCTCGCGCAGGCGCTCCTCGCTCTCGCCCTTGTACTTGCTCATGATTTCGGGACCGGAGACCGTGACGAAGTGAGCGTCCACCTCGTTGGCGACCGCCTTCGCTATCATCGTCTTCCCGGTGCCGGGCGGGCCGTACAGCAGGACGCCCTTCGGCGGGTCGATGCCCAAGCGCCGGAACAGCGCGGGGTTCGAGAGGGGCAACTCGACCATCTCGCGGACGCGTTCGAGTTCCTCTTCGAGACCGCCGATGTCCTCGTAAGTCGCGCCGGTCGGTCGCTGGGGACTCCCGTCGTCGTCGCCGCCGACGGGAATCGAGACGCTTTCTGACTCCTCTCCACTCCCCGCACTCGTTCCGGGGCCACCGACCGACCCGACGCTCGCTCCCGACCCGGAACCGCCGGACACCGTCACTGCTACGTCGGTCTCGTCGGTCACGCGGACCACGCCGTCGGGGTCGGTTCCCGCGACGGTGAACGTCCCGGCGTCGCCGAGGCGCTCGATGCGGACGCGCTCGCCCTCCTTGACCGGCCGGTCCCGGAGCGTCCGCTTGAGCGCGGTTTCGAGGGTCTCGCGGTCCTCCTCGTCGAATTTCGCGGTCGGCGCGAGCGTCACGGCCTCGGCGTCCGCGACCGAAATCTGGCGGACGGTCACGGTGTCGCCGATGCTGATTCCGGCGTTGGCCC is a window encoding:
- a CDS encoding AAA family ATPase is translated as MNAKGSAAVELTVQGAEKRDAGRGIARIPESARSALGVLSGDTVVIEGERETVVKVWPAGTDVQRGIVQVDGETRANAGISIGDTVTVRQISVADAEAVTLAPTAKFDEEDRETLETALKRTLRDRPVKEGERVRIERLGDAGTFTVAGTDPDGVVRVTDETDVAVTVSGGSGSGASVGSVGGPGTSAGSGEESESVSIPVGGDDDGSPQRPTGATYEDIGGLEEELERVREMVELPLSNPALFRRLGIDPPKGVLLYGPPGTGKTMIAKAVANEVDAHFVTVSGPEIMSKYKGESEERLREVFEQARENAPTIVFFDEIDAIAGERDEDSDVENRVVAQLLSMMDGLESRGEVVVIGATNRVDAIDPALRRGGRFDREIEIGVPGEAGRREILDVHTRGMPLAEDVDLDRLAAGTHGFVGADLHTLSTEAAMAALRRARDDGADEEELMNVEVTRADFETAMASVDPSAMREFVAESPEIDFSAVGDLDEAKQTLTEAVEWPLAYRNLFEQTATEPPTGILLHGPPGTGKTLLARALAGESGVNFIHVDGPELLDRYVGESEKAVREIFDRARQASPAIVFFDEIDAIAGERGGGMGGGAEVSERVVSQLLTEMDGLAENPNMVVLAATNRRDALDRALLRPGRLEEHIEVPAPDEEGRRAILAVHADDKPLGDDVDLDELAAELEGYSGADLEAVVRDASMRAIREAADAWGVEQADENADEIAIGKKHFDAAVEKVRPSID